A DNA window from Camelina sativa cultivar DH55 chromosome 13, Cs, whole genome shotgun sequence contains the following coding sequences:
- the LOC109128370 gene encoding uncharacterized protein LOC109128370, giving the protein MAITGNSFELLSTLLDELNKQFKMKYLGRLHYLLGIQIQYHENGMFLSQQKYAEDLIAAASMSTCAPVATPLPQQLNKVSKQHVLFENPKYFRSLAGRLQYLTLTRPHLQFSVNYVCQKMHEPSVSEFNLLKRILRYIKVTTTMGVSFSRQTDSKLRVYSDSDYSGCPSTSRSTGRFCTFLGRNMISWSSKKQQTMSKSSIEGEYRAMSEATSEITWIVNLLHDLGIQLPATPELNCDNLSAVYLTSNPSFHASTKHFATHYHYVREQVAFGNLIVNHIHAHFQLADIFTKYLPQRSFEYFRAKLVLGVPPHTNFAGECREQSTKCTKRHCFVNRLTLCQAH; this is encoded by the coding sequence atggctATTACAGGAAACTCCTTCGAGCTTCTCTCCACTCTCCTTGATGAGCTAAACAAGCAATTCAAAATGAAATATCTTGGCAGGCTTCACTACCTCCTTGGTATTCAGATTCAGTATCATGAAAATGGCATGTTCCTGTCACAACAAAAGTATGCTGAGGATCTCATAGCTGCTGCTTCTATGTCTACATGTGCTCCTGTTGCAACACCACTTCCTCAACAACTGAACAAAGTATCAAAACAACATGTTTTGTTCGAAAATCCTAAATATTTCAGAAGCTTGGCTGGTCGACTGCAGTACTTGACGCTAACAAGACCACACCTGCAATTTTCTGTCAACTATGTATGTCAGAAGATGCATGAACCTTCAGTCTCTGAATTTAATCTTCTGAAACGGATTCTAAGGTACATAAAAGTCACCACTACAATGGGAGTCTCCTTTTCTCGCCAAACAGATTCTAAGCTTCGAGTGTATAGTGACAGTGACTACTCTGGGTGTCCGTCCACTAGCAGGTCCACTGGTCGCTTTTGCACTTTTCTTGGTCGTAATATGATCTCTTGGTCgtcaaagaaacaacaaacaatgtCCAAAAGCTCCATTGAAGGTGAATACAGAGCCATGTCTGAAGCGACATCTGAAATCACGTGGATCGTGAATCTTCTTCATGACTTAGGCATCCAGCTACCTGCAACACCGGAGCTCAACTGTGATAATCTCTCCGCTGTTTATCTCACCTCCAATCCAAGTTTTCATGCTAGCACTAAGCACTTCGCCACACACTATCACTATGTTCGTGAGCAGGTCGCTTTTGGAAACTTGATTGTCAATCACATCCATGCACACTTCCAACTAGCTGACATATTCACCAAATATCTTCCACAAAGATCATTTGAGTATTTCCGAGCCAAACTTGTCCTAGGCGTTCCCCCCCACACCAATTTTGCGGGGGAGTGTAGAGAACAGAGCACAAAATGCACAAAACGACACTGTTTTGTCAACAGGCTCACATTGTGTCAAGCCCATTAA